The stretch of DNA CAAGTCTGTGAATAActggtttttaaagaaaccttGTCAGATTTTAAAGATTTGGTAAGTAGGGAAACCCTGCTGAAAGTAGAAATGATATCCATCTTATCAAGGAGAGAACGGAGACTGTTAAGTAACTTATAACAATGAATTAATTGTGCAGGCATAATTCAAACTGCAGTAGGACTCCAAAATTCTTCCTGCCATGTTATCTTTCTGAAAGTCATGAGGTCAGGAAAATGTGTAAGGCTACACTGAAAATCTTTTATTGCAGACCTTCAATCCTGGATTTGGAAGAAAACTTGAAATTGTGtggtttcttcctctgttttggTTAGAACAATTATACTCTACCAATCACAGAACTACAAAGGGCTTTATAATTATATACGGAGTATCAAAAGCTCCAACCATTGCTGCAAATGCACCCCCGACATGCTGCTTTTTGAGCATGGAAGTGTTTTCGTCCTATCTGATCCAAATGAGATGAAAATGggtcaaaaataggcaaaaaaaaacaggtaaactACAATGTTTAGATTTCTCTAAGTGCTCGACCGTATGGAAAGGGTCAGCTTTCCCCATTTGCATCTTGATCAATAGCAGCAATGTACATGTTACAGTTGAGAATGTGGTCTGTGTTCGAAGGAGAGAACTCCCTGCAATCTTCTTTCTGCTAAACGATACACAGAGAACAGGGTGGAGCAACCCAACTTAGAGAGGACTTTGCCTTGATTTTATAGAATGACGGTTTCTTAGGATTTAAGTGAGATTTTCTGAATACATTGGGGAAGTTAATGGACCGCTGGCAGAAATCCATCATTCCTAACTTATAATCCAGGTGGCATTAGCAGAAGTCTCTCAGCCCCGAACTTCTGTGGCAAAACCAAATATCTAACAATCTTAGTCTTAAAATGAGCATGTGGAAGAGGTACTCAAAGGTTTTCCACAGTACGCACAGCATGAATTGTTTTAAGGGAATTGATTTCTATATCCTTAACTTGCAtgagtttttttccttaaattgtcTGGGAATGTGCGTGTGTTTACAATACGTCTTTTGTCATTTTATGCGGAAAGAAAGGCAAAATCGTCATGCATTCCAAATCTTGATATACTGCATTAACCAGCAGTATAAAACCTTTTATGGATGATAGATGAAAGTAGAATTTGGAGCATTGGTTTAACAATGATGTTCTTAGTGGTTGATTAGAGCATCCTAAACACATCTTTCCTTGTCATTAATTCCTTAAAAGTGAAGCGTAGCTGTGTGTGGTTGGAAAATTCTGGATACAGAATATCCAACATAGTTGTGATGGCttgtatatttcaaaatttaactgAATGTTTTCTAAAACTAATCATTACTGTGAATTTCATCTTATAAAATGTTTGACATTATATGTCCTTTTACTAAAACTAGCTAAACTTACACTGAAAAATTTTACATGTTGCACATGTGAGagagtatatatttttcaaaattattttatggataGTACAGGCAGAACATTTGTAGATCACAGAACTAGTTGTGTCTGGATTGTAGctggtgttcaataaataaatgctaaataaataactACTGAATTTTGAATGAATACCCAAACAGCTGCCTTAATGAGCCTATGGCACACATCCAGAACATCATGAGATATCTGAACTTTTCCCCTCCAATTTAATATAGCTCAATCCTCCCGGCCTTATGTTCAGGAATCCTCAAAGATACACCCTTATCCCCTAGAGGTAATTGTGGACAAAGGAAAAGATCCGATTGCACAGCCTTTGGCATGCTCTATGCGACTGCACATTAGCCAGCTTGAATTCTATGTCCTTGCATCTCCCGAAGCTGagattttaaagtttgattttgaAATTACCACCTTAAAGGGTAGCATACCTTGTATATTCATTGAAACAGAGAATTATCATATGGAATGTTAGGCAAGGGAAATTATCTTTTCTCTAAGGactaggggggtggggggagccaagCTGATCTGGTTTCCCACAGGTGATTGCCAATCTTCTGCTATGTTCTCATTGAGACCCCAGATCTCCTAGTGCCCAGCCCTTTGCTGCTACCTCCTTCTATCCACTAGCCCCAAATGTTTTTCATTCTCACAGCTGGGTCGTCCCCCTGCAGGCTTTCTTCTGCCTGCCCAGCTGATGATGTTTTTCTGGCTCCAGAAAACTTCCGATTGTTACAAACACTGCTTGCGGGGACAAAGGATTGTCCcgattaaaacaacaacaacaaaactgggACAGTCTTGCAAGAATCCGGATGGGTGGCCGTCCCACATGAACGCTATGTgatgtttctctcttccttttttttccctacccATCATTAAACAGGAacaatatcattattttttaaaacttcggAGTTAAACTAAGGTTTCAGTTGTGACCAAAAGTCTGTTCAATAGCCAGTGCTGCTAAGACACCTAGAAaccttttctcatttcattattTGTAGGGATCCAATTATGTCATTGTTGTATTTGCGTGATTTAAGGGATGGACAGctgttgaaaaataagaataaaatcagCCCTAAATCTTAATTTCAAATTAATAGGTATTTTCTCCTTGCAGTTCTGAgaataactgaaagaaaataataacaggcttaattaatttaaattagatgtagtaatcttttattttatttcattcattagaatattatttaattatcatTAATTGCGTGATGGGCTTTTACTTATAACTCTGATTACATCGAGTTTAAGTGGACATAAAACGGTTgtcaagaaatgaaatgagaaaatgttgtTTACGGCATTGTCCATGTTGTCCGCCAGTATTCTGTCTTTCCAACAGCTGCACCCGGACACGTTGTTGGTATTTGGAGGCTTCTAGGGAGAGAAGCGgccaagtttatttttctaatctctaAATTCGGCACACAGGTCAGCAGTGAAAACCCGTTCTCTGTGTGTGCATTAAACCGCCTCTGGTAAATGCTCTTAGTCATGATACCTTTCAGGGAAGCCTGAGAGCCAGGGCAGGACTCTGAATCCCCAGATTCTCTGCTACTGAGTACGTAGGACTTATTTGCAGAAGTTACTTACTTAACCACTCTTTACTTCATTGCTAAAATTGTAAACAATGATTCCAAATTCGCACAGAGtaaatagatgtaaaaagaaTCCTTATACTAAATCCTTATACTAAAAAGAAATGCTCATTTTTGATGGACTTCATTTTCAAGCTGGGTCCAACGTGTCACTCTGTTTTAGTTCATGTCCTGGCTGTAATGATAACTAGAAAACACTATTTTTAGCCTGGGAAGGAGGTTGGGCaaaacttctttgttttttgaccTGATGATGGCCAgctctcaaacatttttaatttatggcCTATCATCCACTATTATTAGGAATCTCAAATGAATCTCTCTCCTCATTGTGATGAGGCTAAGTCCTGAATGATTTTTCATAGAGGTAAATATTCCTGGATGATCATGAAGCCAGATTTCACTGACCTTCAGACTGTTCTCTATTAATCATTTCcatagaggtaaaaaaaaaatcagccttcttgttaatttataaaaataagtaacagggAGGcgtattattgtttttgttaaataGAAACTTAGACTAAGATactcaagtttattttttgtttgtcatAAAACCATCAACCAGCGGGAACAAGAACAGCCTTCTGAGTCcaaagtaaatggaaataaagattttttttctatgggAAATATCTGAATGGCACTTTCATTAATGTATGTAATACCCTTCAGTGGTCTATTAATTGCCACAGTCCTCACTTCTTCAGGATCCTCCAAAGCTACTTTATCCATGtccctatctctccctccctccatttttttctctctcactcccattctacctccctttctctcttgcctACTATACTATATCCAGACATGTTAAAGGGCGAAATGTGGGGGAAAAACAATAGCAAGTTGCAAAGTCCTCATACTTGAGATGAAGATGGTCTTATTTCAAACTCTTAATGAAAAATCATGTTTGAGGCTGAAAAtacaagatttactattaatgGTTCAGATCCATATTTTCTCATGTTCTGTGTTTTATTGCTAATGGTTATACCAAAGGAAACTATATGGCCGAGGAGATCTGGGCTGGGGGACATTGACTGTAGAAGGTAAGGCATGCCCCAATATTTTTTGCATTACCTAAAGCCTGCTTCAATCAATGtgtcttatcatttttttttatttcattcatatttgaagGCTGTTTATTGGAGCAAAGAGTTTCATAAGCATAATAGAAGCTGTATAATATAACCTTGCATTTCaattactaaaattttattttaattgtcaaAGAATTGCTCTAATGTTACATTCTGGGATTCCATTTCAAGTGCAACATTACAATAATGATAATCTTTCATTACAAAAAATCTGCATGTTTTTCTGCCTGTGTCATTCCTATTTAAAGTCAACTtagatataatatgtatatataatatacatgcaaaataaaaccacatccTGCAATATATTTTATCTCTTAGGCCAACTGCACTTTCCTCTGAAAAACTTGTGAGAATGTTACTGTGATCCCATTCAAACAAAGGACTACTATGCATATTACTTTTTGAAATATCATCTGcatcaaatattttccattttaagtattttccaTTTCGCACCATCTGAGAATGGGAAGTTAATGATGTGCCTTCCACAATTTTCTGCATAAATGAAGTGCTATTTTTAGCAAACTACTTGTTTgtttaccatatatttttttagtaattaaatcaagtattattttatattcagaatCCCTTGAAGATTTGTTGTTTGCGTTGTAAATTTCACATGATGTTTTAGGTGGCACATGTTTATTTCCATTGAAAGAACATGTCCtatttttgaggaaagaaaaaaaacttgtaaGACATCAAATGTTTCTTGCAAAACAATTTgatgaaatatatgtaaatgaatcagaaacatgtGAAttgtatttcaattaaaattaatggGTTTAAATATGAAGGGAGTAAAGTGCTTGGGGGAGAGAGTGTGGCAAGGCGGGAAgtgacatttgttttgttttcatcagtcttggatttttgaaaaatggcCTAATACTCTGAATTTAACCTCGTTCAGACTGTCTCCTAAGCCTGATGAAGGAGAGCCACAATGGGACAATAATATGCAAAGTCACTTTATAGCTTTATCTGACTCCAATTATAATGTAGGCATCAAACACAGCTACTACGCAATCCTTCAAAAGCAGTTTCAATTTGAAAttcatgatttttctattttcttttgaggGTAAACAGTACATTGTAATAATgctgaaattataatttttttctgtagaaaatgtAGTTTTCAGACTCCCATGTCAGCTTCACATTTATTTCCTCTGCCAAAATGAAGAGGATCAGATCTAAACAGAAAACACGTGGGGACTGAATGTAGCCACAcatagcaggaaaagggcagggggagaaagaaagacaagggaaaagaaatggatcATGCACACAGACCTCGGTCATCAAACCTCATTTTATAAGCAAAGCACTCAAATCACACTACTTATTTGAGGGTCTTAAAAATTTTAGCCCATAGTTGTACATTTGTACCATTTATGTGTGCTTAAAAACAACCACATagcttcttttttactttttatatttttcaattaaaagaaaaccatgccttactctgaaaacagaaaagaactacaaaaaggaaaagaaaaacaactacaaACAAGCGTCCCTGTCAACATGCCTCAAAATATGAGGAAGTTTGATGTGTGGTGTGACAATGCAGTTTCTCAACTCAGTCTCTGCAAACAGAGACATTATGAATGTTCCCCAAACTTCCAAGAGGCCAGGAGTACATACTGgagattatatttttctttggggAGATAATATGGGACACTGCTTAAGTACCTCACACACACGGTGAGAAATGTAGGAACAGAGTCCTTTCTGTGTAAACTGAAGGCGCAGTAGCCCATAGGAATATTTTTGTATGTAAAGAGCCTGCCTTTTTGTTTCCTGAGAACATGCTGTCATTGGAGATGAGCATTTCTCTGACCATTTAGAACTCCACTGCTCCTCATCACCGCGTTTGGAATGAGGAACCTGCTGCTTGATTTCTTTGTGCCAAATGTCTCATTACTTCAAGCAGTTCTGGAAGTGGTTCTCTGCCATGGTCCTCACAGGCAGAAATTCTGGGGAGTCCCTCTTAATATATTTGTTCCATAACTCGGCAGAATATGTGTTTTAGGTTATAGCACAcccttttgttattttacttaACCTCCCCCTCATCCAATTCCGTGGATGAAAAACAATGTAGCTAGGCTGACTGTTTCATTTACACCTTACGTCAGTGGTACACCTGGgtcctctgggtggctcagtagttggagcatccgacttccacgcAGGTTGTGGTCTCACcctccatgagtttgagtcctgcatcgggctctgtgctgacacctcagaccctggagcctgctttggattctgtgtctccctctctctgcccctcccctgctcactctgtctctttctctaaaaaataaataaatatttaaaatgttaacaagaaATATTTCTGGGTCCCCAAAGTTACTCTTAAGAGCTCtacaaatgcttattgattcatgatgtggtttcatcttagcttgggcaaagcatgcagtatttaatacatagtagcagaatatttactattgaagcttgaaaagatgtgagttctttgtgtgcaatctttcatttatgcatgtgagagggttgtctctttttttaatgtttttacattgtagtacttgtttggcttgttggtggtgtttgcttatttaatacattctgtcaaggacagaaaaaaataaataaatatagaaaacagagggtttctggaggggttggggtggggggatgggctaaatggctaAGGGgctttaaggaatctactcctatatgctaactaacttgaatgtaaattagcaaataaagtataataaaaatttaaaaacaaaaaaaaagagctctACCGATCAACACAAAATCTAAATCCCAATTCCAAAGTTGTGTCACCAAAAGTAAATGAATAGCATCAACATTATCTTTGTTATTGCCAACAATCAGTATTCATAAGGCCTTCAGTAAAGTGTCACTACATAGGATCTATGCTCAGAACATTGTTACAATGGTATGTTTCCTTTCACGAGCAATGTATTGTGATTTATTTCCCCACTATGATTTGCTGCAGTTTTTACAAGTGTTACAAGATCTAATCTAGTTTGCATTTGATGGTATTGTTTCACTTTATGACAGGTCTACCCCTGTAGCAGTGATAAGGAGTGTGAAATTGGGAGATACTGCCACAGTCCCCACCAAGGATCATCGGCCTGCATGGTGTGTCGAAGGAAAAAGAAGCGCTGCCATAGAGACGGCATGTGTTGTCCCGGTACCCGCTGCAATAATGGTAAGGTCTAGTTCAGTGTTGACAggcctctttctttttatgtggTTGTTGCCAGGAAAATTAGACTAAATTCTCCTTAGCTACCCCCTAAAACATAAGGAGGCTTTCAAAACCAGCAGAGACTGGATCATGGGTTAGATACGTGTACAATGACTTGGATTACTTCCCAAATCCTAGTTTTCCTGGACTCTGATCACTTTCTATATTGTATAACTTACGGTGATCTAGGATTTGCCATGTTGAAGTGTCGTATATAAATAGCTATTCCACTCAGCACATGAGTGAATACATACAAGAGACCAAAGAACCTGCTGTGATTTAGCAACACAGTGGTGAGTGCCTCTTCCAGTTTCATGTTAGTTTCACACCTTGATTCTTCTATTCGAGGTGTCTTCTTTTAAAGGCCCCAGCCTGCACCACAGTCATGGGGAGGGAGTGATTGTTTCCtccaaaaagaaacacaggagtCTATTTCCCAGCCTTTCCATAAGCATGACTTCACCCAATCTCCATGAATTTATAGGCAGACAATTTAGCATTAATGATAAAATGAAGAATCACAGACAATATATgataaaatcattaaataattacAGAAGGTGATCAGAAACATAAACTTAATCATATGAAACAATATGATCATACTCCTTTTCCTATACTTGCTCCCGACCTCTGGGCAGAGTCCTTTCAGAAGTACCTGTGGCAAGTGAAGGGAAGAAAGACCTCATACCATTAAAGATGTTTACAATGTAAACTAGGATTATATTGTTGATTGAACAAAGGAAGCTGGATCCTGAAGATGGATGTCTGGTCAGACATTTTTTAAGTCCTAAtagcaaatattaatttaatatttactaagtCACCATTCTAAGCACTTCACACAAATTCACAAtaacttaatgaaatgttttaattccTATTTTTTACCCATAGTCACTTGGTCTTAAGAGAGACAAGATTCAAGTGAAGGAAGCCTAGCTCAGACCAAactatttaatgttatttaatattaaatagtaCAATTTAATCTttatgtaaataaacaaatggctAAGTAGaggatagaaagatagatagatgatagatagatagacagaagATAGTTTCATACTTCATTTCAGCAGAATACTTGGATAAGAGCCATACTTTATAGAACTGTATAAGTCTAACTGTTTACCCACCATCTCCAGGCATCTGCATCCCTGTCACTGAGAGCATATTAACCCCTCATATCCCAGCTCTGGATGGCACTCGACACAGAGATCGAAACCATGGTCATTACTCAAACCACGACTTGGGTTGGCAGAATCTAGGAAGACCACACACTAAGATGTCACATGTAAAAGGTAGGCTATCTCTAGTTGtacatttactttttcttgttttaaaagaagtaaaatgaaaatagaggTCATGAACTGCcttgattttataaaaaatacaaggaaGCTACTTTACTGGCAAGATTTTAACTGAATTtattaattcttaattttgaggATTCTGGCAGTTTCTAAGAGATCTTAAATTGTtagaaaatatatagtaaaagaaCTACAGCACCCTGATAAATCATGCCATTTTCTAAAAAGTCCTGCCTTTAAATGTTTGCTGTCATATGATTAAATTCCTAATCTTTTGAATCCTTTTCTCACCATTacagaaatattatttcaataaacaaccacatatttatattcataaaccaacttatcaaaaataatttctttttatttttattttatttttttaatgtttcatttatttttgatacagagagagacagaacatgagagggggaggggcagagagagaaggagacacagaaccggaagcaggacccaggctctgagctagctgtcagcacagagcctgatgcggggctcgaacccacgaatgtgagatctgacctgagccgaagtcagaggactaaccgactgagccacccagcactccCAAAATAATTAGTTTCTAGTGGGATGATGTATGGTCATAAAATCCCCTTACTTGTATCAAAATATTGGGAAGCCTAATCACTAACAGTAAAATTTCAAAGCATGAAATTATTAAACTTAAATACTAATAGTAACATTTTGAAGGCATGAAACATGTCTAGTTTTAAAGGAGTCATTTCTCAAGTGTGTTCTGAGGGGCATTACTCAGTTAAGACATTCTATGAATAAAAAGGTTTTGTAATAATGCATCTTCCCATTTTGggaattttatataataaatattggtatattgaaggctctgagaagtccagCAATGAGGAAATCTGACTAAATTTTTAAACACTCTCTGTCTATGTTTTCTTGACTACAAAAACATTTCCCCACATTTGCATGCTCTGGGGAGCCAGTATCCTATGAAATTCCTCTTCTGTTAGACCTGGAATATTATTATTGACCTGGATAGTGATAAAGAGATAAACAATTCCTCTTCAATTATCCTCTGTCTATACTCTCTGAAGACCTATGTCCTTTATCCAATCTCTTATTTCTATTTCACCAAAATCACATACATCTGTAATTACATGAGTATCCTTCATTATTCCAATAGATATCTATGTCACAATACAATTtcaaatttactaatatttttatataattttatgtgtacttttttctttcttaaagtttattttgagagagagagagagagagaaagtgtgtgtgcgtgtgtgcccataaatgggggaggggcagagagggagactgagagagaatcccaagcaggctccacactgtcagtgcagagccccacgcagggctcaactccacaacccttgagatcatgacctgagccacaatcacaagtcagatacttaacctactgagccacacaggcgctgcCTATGTGTAATTTTTTGGTGGCAACTAGGAAGAACTCTTATGACAATGGCTAGTGAGTTGTATCCATATCACACAGTGGTGTGATTATATGGGGGCCAACAGACAAACCTTTAGGCCAAGATTGACACATTATGGCCTCTGAGCCAAATCTGTCCTGCtgcctgttgtaaataatgttttattggaacacagactTGCCTATTCATTTAGgcattatttatatttgcttttgtgatACGCAGCCGAACTGAGGAGTGACAGATCACACGGCTtaaaaaagcctaaaatatttacaatctggCAAAATTACAGAGAAGTTTATTGGCTCCTTGAAACAGGTTACACATCAACCCAACTGTGATATGTGTGTTTGCGCCTTGACTTAGTCATTTTTTTTGAGTTAAATATCCAGATGTGTTCTTCCATATGTTTTTCATGAAGCGTTCTTTGTTGACCTTGGGGCTGTGTGCCTTTCTCTACTCCGCTCTATTCCACAGCTCTTTATAGACTGCATGTTCTAGGCTCCCTGTCAGGTGGCTTCTGGCCACGTGGGTTTGGCTGTGGGAGAGaagcagtgaagaaaaaaaagccaacatgTTAAGTCTGCTTCAGGTACTGTTTCTGGCAGAACTGTGTCTCCCTGGGGCTCCAGCGCCTGCCAGGTGGGCCTGCTGGGATTTCAGTCCTAGCTAGTGGTTCCAGGCTCCACATTCCATGCCCTTCTCCTTTGGACCCTCCAGCCTAAACGTGGAAGTGGCTTCCCGCTCTGTTGCTTCTTAGCCACTCACCACCTGTGTGTCCAGTTCTCTGCATTAAACCTCTTATGTTTTAAGTTTCTGTTTACTGGCTAGACATTGATACATGGTTTTAGGAATTCCTGAGAATTACAGCCTTCTCCTTGAATCAGAGTTTGTTTACAACTTCCAGGAAGGtatcaaattaattattttgaaagcacTTCTcttagttacttattttttacttacctagtaaaaaaaacaaaaaacaaaaacaaaaaaacaaaccaacaaaaaacatgGTCAGGGAAATATCTAAAAGCAGACCAAGCCAAAGTAAAGAGAAGATGAAGCACATTCCAGCTATTCATAGAACTTGATACGCAGACAGCAAATAATCAAAATGGATGATAATGAATTGATTTGATAAGAGGGACACCTGATTGATATGAATCCAAAATTTCCCATAGTAAATGATAACTTCATGGAAGGCAGTACAAGCACAAATATGTGCTTCTGGTTGCATAGCAGAATTTTTTCCTCAAGTGTCATGGTAATATCTTTTCGTCATCATCTCTGTAGGGCACGAAGGAGACTCCTGCCTAAGATCGTCAGACTGCATTGAAGGGTTTTGCTGCGCTCGTCACTTCTGGACCAAAATATGCAAACCAGTGCTCCATCAGGGGGAAGTCTGTACCAAACAGCGCAAGAAAGGTTCTCACGGGCTGGAAATTTTCCAGCGGTGTGACTGCGCAAAGGGCCTGTCATGTAAAGTATGGAAAGATGCCACCTACTCCTCCAAAGCCAGACTCCACGTGTGTCAGAAAATATGATCACCTCTGAGGAAAATCAATGCTAGCAGACTGTGAATCTGTGTATTTAATGCATTACAGCATGGTGGAAAATAGGGTTTGGATCTCAGAAGAATGGTTAAAAATAAGGAATGTGATAAGAATATAgaggtcacagagagagaaaaaggagaagaggatAAGCAGATTGGAAACCGTGACAAATGTAGTACAACTGATGCGTTTCCATTATTCAACTTGTTTATGTAAATAATGTACACATTTGTGAAGATGCTATTACTGAAAAAAAGCACACAGTGAAAATTATGGATACCATGTGACTTTCCCAGAGTTTAAGTTGAGCAGGAGGATCGGTTTCCTTCAGATTGGTGATTGCCTATAGAAATAACCTAAAAGCCATATTTCTAATTCAAAGTTATAGTTTAACAAAATAGTCCCTGGATACCTTGGAGTACAATAGGCTCTACCATAAAAAGAGTTGTTAAACACAAAATCACCTTTTAGTTTGGAACACTACTTCTACTGCTCAATGAAAGGCTTTGGTAGATGAGGGGGAAaatcagtattttccaaatattttcaaaacaattgcAAGTCATTTATGAAAGCCTTTAGGGAAAACCAAACTTGTTTTCCTTCAAACTGTTTATTTacgtttttcaaatatttaatttcattggtAATTAGTAAGAACCAGTAGAAGACAAAATTAACCTATTCACATTCTAAAAGAATGACATTGTATTTTTCTTGATTGTATGTGAATCCTACCCtgactgtatttcattttctaaaccaTCCTGCTTGTGAATAGTACAGAGCAGGATTTCATAGTTTGCAAAATTTTTTAAGGTGTCCAAAATACAGAATCAATGCTAATTGTTATTTTTTGAAGCTTTGGCATTCTCTATGTTTGATAGAATTAGATTGGtaaatacttttattctttacACATGCTGCAGTATAGTTGGCTAAAGCTGATAATAGAAACTTGATCTATATTTGCTCTGGACTAAAGTACacaaaggaaatgggaaaaataatgtcaaatacTGAGTTTTGGCAACACGCCAGTCATATATCTGAAGCACAAACTGATTATTCATATTTGAAGCCCAAGACCACACAACCTAAATGGAAGTTTTCCATGGGATTTGCTATCACAATATTTACTGTGCAGATGAATTCTGCATAGTAGGTCACTCGTTGAcctcagaatatttattttatatttttgaggtcCTAAAATAATAGGTCTCATGAAATGGATTCCCAACACAGATTAGTATAGTAAGGCACCATTGTCCTTGATAAGTTTCTAACTTGCAAAGGGCATCATTTGAAATTTCTGTGCCAGTTTCTCTTTTGCCAAagacattatttctgttttctgcagccattgaaattaaaaatttaaatagaataatgTGTAAAATCTATGTA from Suricata suricatta isolate VVHF042 chromosome 1, meerkat_22Aug2017_6uvM2_HiC, whole genome shotgun sequence encodes:
- the DKK2 gene encoding dickkopf-related protein 2, yielding MAAMMWGKDSSRCLLLLAAVLMVESSQLGSSRAKLNSIKSSLGGETPAQAANRSAGTYQGLAFSGSKKGKNLGQVYPCSSDKECEIGRYCHSPHQGSSACMVCRRKKKRCHRDGMCCPGTRCNNGICIPVTESILTPHIPALDGTRHRDRNHGHYSNHDLGWQNLGRPHTKMSHVKGHEGDSCLRSSDCIEGFCCARHFWTKICKPVLHQGEVCTKQRKKGSHGLEIFQRCDCAKGLSCKVWKDATYSSKARLHVCQKI